A genomic window from Elstera cyanobacteriorum includes:
- a CDS encoding beta strand repeat-containing protein, giving the protein MSALGFDAAYYLSANRDVAAALAQGTIRSALDHFERFGAREGRNPNAAFDAAYYLTQNPDVRAAVTAGFFASAWDHYLAFGATEGRQPSSDQLGFDAAAYLAANPDLIRAGYTLQTVLGHYVTYGLLEGRTVAASLQPVLAGSATLAATDDLVLPSAGLAPTVKIAAGGQGRAGDTLLISAAAAPDLAVIDLTQGDDQNRTQTITGAETGPTLTGFENIDGSRALIGLALTGVLRTEAGAAQTGSVLIGGSGRDTLAGSDGADSLIGNAGNDSIVGGAGNDTLSGGIGNDSQWSGTGNDTIRDAGGDDLAHGDAGSDWIDLGEGRNQAYGDDGNDTLVANLGLETLIGGAGNDRFTVSDGSLVAGDVIDGEEGQDLLYLAGGTTPLVIDTGAATLRNLDALAFVNAAADGRPNQFRLVLTDAFLAANGRDAGLIFDARGLTEGSRLTIDFSRLTATSAAFFTPGAISLLLSPGTEVTDQNGARISGGYTVSAANSALNQVSPFLIYSQSGVTAGDSASLNADGTIKIPVVTPPPVTTPVTTPVTPTPAVSLVLTTGLTDSLVPTGTGTNETFSGGAGTLNGTDVINGRGGTDSLTLTAQTGTINSAGTATVTDIDRIALQTASGTVLNGTGFTAIGEVILTGTGNLTVQTPSTDLAANTVFVLGSGYAKTLTDNSNTLQKFGLDGSAAGSVITTGRNGVSLEVRSTSTLGTLMAGGGTVTVTGAGALTLGSFGGATLLNGSAMTGALTFTVPVGVSVQSGSGNDTITLGGGGLSVLTGGGDDTIVGGGNVSATTTLTGGTGNDLLTVTSSLGATSLNGVSQFETIRLANGASYTWTISTGSVHATDTTNVTLDASALTGASTLTFDGLLITGHAMTITGGAGVDSINGGDLADSLLGGDGNDSLGGGGGSDTLLGGDGNDTLHGHAGTDSLVGGVGNDFLASGSENDTLDGGLGDDSLDGGLGNDSLIGSDGNDYIFGDSGNDELFGNDGNDALDGSAGNDTLTAGIGNDALTGGADNDTFILGGNLTSGDQVTGGTGNDTLTLTARNANSDLDGVKEVETITLTDGASYQYVITAASTHATDTTTVTVSGAGLTAGNNLTFDASQVTGHGMTVVGGAGTDSIVGGALADALNGGDGIDTLAGGGADDFLRGGAGADSLTGGTGLDTFYHYRSEGIARTAETVTATSIGAGETMTFGNGVDIITDFATGSDKLGVSAVNSYTLLSTGSNGSALTANHHYGLRGSFAGGVFTVNDAGPDTLLITEAVAGALDAATQSGAVILMGVTNFAVTDLIA; this is encoded by the coding sequence ATGAGCGCGCTTGGCTTTGATGCTGCCTACTATCTGTCTGCTAACCGCGATGTTGCGGCAGCACTGGCCCAAGGGACGATCCGCAGCGCGCTGGATCATTTCGAACGCTTCGGCGCGCGGGAGGGGCGGAACCCGAATGCTGCTTTCGATGCCGCCTATTACCTGACGCAGAACCCCGATGTGCGGGCAGCGGTAACGGCGGGCTTTTTTGCCAGCGCTTGGGATCATTACCTCGCCTTCGGGGCGACGGAGGGCCGGCAACCGAGCAGTGACCAGCTTGGCTTTGATGCGGCGGCCTATCTGGCGGCGAACCCCGATCTGATCCGCGCGGGTTACACACTCCAGACCGTTCTGGGCCATTACGTTACCTATGGGCTGCTGGAAGGCCGGACCGTTGCGGCATCGCTTCAGCCGGTTCTAGCGGGGAGCGCCACCTTGGCGGCGACGGACGACCTGGTGCTTCCCAGCGCCGGACTAGCGCCCACGGTCAAGATCGCCGCAGGCGGGCAGGGCCGAGCGGGCGATACGCTGCTGATTTCTGCGGCGGCGGCCCCCGATCTCGCCGTGATTGACCTGACCCAGGGGGACGATCAAAACCGAACGCAGACGATCACCGGCGCCGAGACGGGACCGACCTTGACCGGTTTCGAGAATATCGACGGTAGCCGCGCCCTGATCGGCCTAGCGCTGACCGGCGTCCTGCGCACCGAGGCGGGGGCCGCGCAAACCGGCAGCGTGCTCATCGGCGGGTCGGGCCGCGATACGCTGGCGGGTTCGGACGGGGCCGATAGTCTGATCGGCAATGCTGGGAACGATTCGATTGTCGGCGGCGCGGGGAACGATACGCTGTCGGGCGGCATCGGCAACGATAGCCAATGGAGCGGTACCGGCAATGATACTATCCGCGACGCGGGCGGCGATGATTTGGCCCATGGCGATGCGGGCAGCGATTGGATTGACCTGGGCGAAGGCCGCAATCAGGCCTATGGCGATGACGGCAATGATACGCTGGTGGCCAATTTGGGCCTCGAAACCCTGATTGGCGGCGCGGGGAATGATCGGTTCACCGTGTCGGACGGTAGCCTTGTCGCGGGCGATGTGATCGACGGCGAGGAGGGGCAGGATCTTCTCTATCTCGCGGGGGGCACGACGCCGCTGGTGATCGATACCGGGGCGGCGACTCTGCGCAATCTCGATGCGCTGGCCTTTGTGAATGCGGCGGCGGACGGTCGGCCCAATCAGTTCCGCCTCGTGCTGACCGATGCTTTTTTGGCGGCCAATGGCCGCGATGCCGGGCTGATTTTCGATGCGCGCGGCCTGACGGAAGGATCGCGCCTGACAATCGATTTTTCCCGGCTAACGGCAACCTCCGCCGCTTTCTTTACCCCAGGGGCGATCAGCTTGCTGCTGTCGCCGGGCACCGAGGTTACCGACCAGAACGGCGCCCGCATCTCCGGCGGGTATACAGTGTCGGCGGCGAATAGCGCGCTCAATCAAGTATCGCCGTTTCTGATCTATTCACAGTCGGGGGTGACGGCGGGCGATAGTGCTAGCTTGAACGCCGATGGCACCATCAAAATTCCCGTTGTGACACCGCCGCCGGTGACGACGCCGGTCACGACCCCTGTCACCCCGACCCCGGCGGTCTCCTTAGTGCTGACCACCGGTTTGACCGATAGTCTGGTGCCGACGGGAACCGGGACGAATGAGACCTTCAGCGGTGGTGCCGGAACATTGAACGGCACCGATGTGATCAATGGGCGGGGCGGCACCGATAGCCTGACCCTGACCGCGCAGACGGGGACGATCAATTCCGCTGGAACCGCTACGGTCACGGACATTGATCGGATCGCCCTTCAGACGGCGAGCGGAACGGTTTTGAACGGTACCGGCTTTACCGCGATCGGCGAGGTTATCCTGACGGGCACCGGCAATCTGACGGTCCAAACCCCCAGCACCGATTTGGCGGCGAATACGGTGTTCGTTCTGGGTAGCGGTTATGCCAAGACGCTGACCGACAATAGCAACACCCTCCAAAAATTCGGCCTCGACGGGTCAGCCGCCGGATCGGTTATTACAACCGGTCGCAACGGGGTGAGTTTGGAGGTTCGCTCGACCAGCACCTTGGGAACCCTGATGGCGGGCGGCGGCACTGTCACCGTGACTGGCGCAGGGGCGTTGACGCTGGGCAGTTTCGGCGGGGCAACGTTGCTTAACGGGAGTGCCATGACCGGGGCGCTGACCTTTACCGTGCCGGTTGGCGTTTCGGTCCAATCGGGATCGGGCAATGATACGATTACCCTTGGCGGCGGTGGCCTGAGCGTACTCACCGGCGGCGGTGACGATACGATTGTGGGCGGCGGCAATGTTTCGGCAACGACAACCCTGACCGGCGGCACAGGCAATGATCTTTTGACGGTGACGTCGTCGCTCGGCGCAACCAGCCTCAATGGCGTTTCGCAGTTTGAGACGATCCGATTGGCAAATGGCGCGAGCTACACGTGGACCATCAGCACTGGATCGGTCCATGCAACCGATACGACGAACGTTACCCTCGATGCCAGCGCGTTGACGGGTGCCTCGACGCTGACCTTTGATGGTCTGCTGATTACGGGGCATGCGATGACGATTACGGGCGGCGCTGGGGTCGACTCCATCAATGGTGGAGACTTAGCGGATAGTCTGCTCGGCGGCGATGGAAACGACTCGCTGGGCGGGGGCGGGGGTAGCGATACTCTATTAGGGGGGGATGGAAATGATACCCTCCATGGCCATGCTGGCACCGATAGTTTGGTCGGTGGGGTCGGGAATGACTTCCTGGCCAGTGGTTCCGAAAATGATACTCTGGACGGTGGCCTTGGTGACGATAGTTTAGATGGAGGCCTGGGTAATGACAGTCTGATCGGTAGTGACGGGAACGATTATATTTTCGGCGATAGTGGAAACGACGAACTCTTTGGCAACGACGGGAATGATGCGCTCGATGGTAGCGCGGGGAATGATACGCTGACGGCGGGCATCGGCAACGATGCGCTAACCGGTGGGGCCGATAATGATACGTTCATATTGGGTGGCAATCTGACGTCGGGTGATCAGGTGACCGGCGGCACCGGGAACGATACGCTGACGCTAACCGCCCGGAACGCCAATAGCGATTTGGATGGGGTGAAAGAGGTCGAGACCATCACCCTGACCGATGGGGCAAGCTATCAGTATGTTATTACCGCCGCCTCGACCCATGCCACAGATACAACGACCGTAACCGTCTCGGGGGCGGGATTAACGGCGGGGAACAATCTCACTTTTGATGCATCCCAAGTAACAGGCCATGGGATGACTGTTGTTGGTGGTGCGGGTACCGACTCGATCGTTGGGGGTGCGCTCGCCGATGCCTTGAATGGTGGCGATGGTATCGACACGTTAGCGGGCGGCGGGGCGGATGATTTCCTTCGGGGTGGGGCAGGCGCTGATAGCCTGACAGGCGGGACCGGCCTTGATACTTTTTATCATTATCGGAGTGAGGGCATTGCCCGGACAGCCGAAACCGTGACGGCAACATCGATCGGTGCTGGCGAAACCATGACCTTTGGCAATGGTGTGGACATCATCACTGATTTTGCCACCGGATCTGATAAACTGGGGGTTTCTGCTGTCAATTCTTATACGCTGCTAAGCACTGGCAGCAATGGATCGGCCTTAACGGCCAACCATCATTATGGTCTGCGCGGCAGCTTCGCTGGCGGGGTTTTCACCGTGAATGATGCAGGCCCCGATACGCTTCTCATTACCGAAGCTGTCGCGGGGGCATTGGATGCAGCAACGCAGAGCGGTGCAGTGATCCTGATGGGCGTCACCAATTTTGCCGTAACGGACCTTATCGCTTAG